Proteins encoded by one window of Salicibibacter halophilus:
- a CDS encoding IS30 family transposase, which translates to MAHTDSSTVERKNKHLTQTERGEIQGLHKQGLGPRAIARELGRPASTIKRELDRGSVEQLGSNLKVTRKYFADTSQCVYETNRQNCGRKRRWLMEAASPFLGWAVKKMLQEKWSPDVCVGRARAQGDWEVPIPCTRTLYTYIDDGLLDVKNIDLHLKVRRSTKKRRSRQHKKVLGPSIEERESDVDTRGTVGHWEIDTVRGKRTKGQALLTLTERSTRKEIVRRLSEPTAEAVNAALTDLFKGYGHQAPSIFQTITADNGGEFSDLHDWCQHQNVRAYFAHPYASFERGTNERHNELLRRFIPKGKAIQEIPDETIERAEAWTNELPRKILGYQTPDEAFEAAIQGAG; encoded by the coding sequence ATGGCTCACACCGATTCTAGCACAGTGGAGCGTAAGAACAAACATCTCACCCAAACCGAGCGCGGCGAAATCCAGGGCCTACACAAACAAGGATTGGGTCCTCGTGCCATTGCAAGGGAACTTGGCCGTCCAGCGAGTACCATCAAGCGCGAGTTAGATCGTGGGAGCGTAGAGCAGCTCGGTTCCAACTTGAAGGTGACACGGAAATATTTCGCCGATACGAGTCAGTGTGTGTATGAAACGAACCGGCAGAACTGCGGACGTAAGCGCCGATGGTTGATGGAGGCAGCCAGCCCATTTTTGGGTTGGGCGGTAAAGAAAATGCTCCAAGAGAAATGGTCACCGGATGTGTGCGTGGGACGTGCAAGAGCGCAAGGAGACTGGGAGGTTCCGATCCCGTGTACGCGCACCCTTTACACCTACATCGACGATGGGCTCCTTGACGTGAAGAACATTGATCTGCACTTGAAAGTGCGCCGTTCCACGAAGAAGCGACGTTCTCGCCAGCACAAAAAAGTGTTGGGCCCGAGCATCGAAGAACGTGAGTCGGACGTGGACACCCGCGGAACCGTCGGGCATTGGGAGATCGACACGGTACGAGGCAAACGCACGAAAGGCCAGGCCCTCCTGACGCTTACGGAGCGAAGCACACGCAAGGAGATTGTGCGCCGGTTGTCGGAGCCGACAGCTGAAGCCGTCAACGCTGCCCTCACCGATCTTTTCAAAGGGTATGGGCATCAGGCCCCATCGATCTTTCAAACGATCACCGCAGACAACGGCGGAGAATTCAGCGACCTTCATGACTGGTGCCAGCATCAGAACGTCCGCGCTTATTTCGCCCATCCGTATGCTTCATTCGAACGAGGCACAAATGAACGACACAACGAGCTTCTGCGCCGCTTTATCCCGAAGGGCAAAGCCATCCAGGAGATTCCGGACGAAACCATCGAACGGGCCGAAGCGTGGACGAACGAGCTGCCGCGAAAGATTTTGGGCTATCAAACGCCCGACGAGGCCTTTGAGGCCGCGATCCAAGGGGCGGGCTAG
- a CDS encoding malate synthase G, whose protein sequence is MSEKIGNLTVEASLYEFINQEALVDSGLTAEQFWADFERLIRDFSGRNKKLLKKREEIQEKIDQWNRDNQDDYFQEAYEAFLKEIGYLEKEVDDFEITTENVDPEITAQPGPQLVVPVKNGRYALNAANARWGSLYDALYGSDIIPEKDGAEQGTSYNPVRGDKVVAYAKRWLDEAIPLTEGSHKDAKQYKVENGILYVDIGGKSVTLQNAKQFLGTQGEKGDSPAAMLFKNHGLYFEIQIDANHPIGKTDEAHVKDVYVESAITTIIDCEDSVAAVDAEDKVDVYRNWLGLMNGTLTKTFTKGNQTITRKLHPDRTYSSPFGESFTLPGRSLMFNRNVGHLMTSDAILDENGQPVPEGILDAVVTSLAAKQDVLGNGNFQNSAEGSIYIVKPKMHGSEEVAFTNDLFDRVEDMLGLKRHTIKVGVMDEERRTSLNLKNCIYEARERIIFINTGFLDRTGDEIHTSMELGPMIRKNEMKASTWLQAYEDSNVNVGVNSGFRGKAQIGKGMWAMPKLMKDMMDKKDGQLKAGANTAWVPSPTAATLHALHYHDVDVFKVQQAITQGEYRDEMLELPIDATRQWSEKEIQQELDNNAQGILGYVVRWIDQGVGSSSVPDIDNVDLMEDRATLRISSQHMTNWLHHGICSEEQVLETLKRMAKVVDEQNAGDPNYTPMAPDYDNSVAFQAGCDLVFKGKEQPNGYTEPILHRRRQEAKAKMVAR, encoded by the coding sequence ATGAGTGAAAAAATAGGAAATCTTACCGTCGAGGCGTCGCTCTATGAATTTATCAATCAGGAAGCGCTCGTCGATAGCGGTTTAACGGCGGAGCAATTTTGGGCAGATTTTGAACGGCTTATTCGGGACTTTTCCGGACGAAATAAAAAATTATTAAAAAAACGCGAGGAAATCCAGGAAAAGATCGATCAGTGGAATCGAGACAATCAGGACGATTATTTTCAAGAAGCATATGAAGCTTTCTTAAAGGAAATCGGGTATTTGGAAAAGGAAGTTGATGATTTCGAGATTACTACGGAAAATGTAGATCCGGAAATCACCGCGCAGCCGGGACCGCAACTCGTTGTACCGGTTAAAAACGGCCGCTATGCGTTGAACGCAGCCAACGCCCGCTGGGGAAGTTTATATGACGCGCTGTATGGCAGCGACATTATTCCTGAAAAAGATGGAGCCGAGCAGGGGACATCTTATAACCCGGTGCGTGGAGACAAAGTGGTGGCTTACGCAAAACGTTGGTTGGATGAAGCGATTCCGTTGACGGAAGGTTCCCATAAAGACGCCAAGCAGTACAAAGTTGAAAATGGCATTCTTTACGTAGATATCGGCGGAAAATCCGTTACGCTTCAAAATGCCAAACAGTTTTTAGGCACACAAGGAGAAAAAGGGGACAGTCCCGCCGCTATGTTGTTTAAAAATCATGGGTTGTATTTTGAAATCCAGATTGACGCTAATCATCCTATTGGGAAAACGGATGAAGCCCACGTAAAAGACGTGTATGTAGAGTCTGCGATCACGACGATCATTGATTGTGAAGATTCCGTTGCGGCGGTAGACGCTGAAGACAAAGTGGACGTTTACCGGAATTGGCTTGGGTTAATGAACGGCACATTAACAAAAACGTTCACCAAGGGAAATCAAACGATCACGCGAAAACTACATCCGGATCGCACGTATTCAAGTCCATTCGGCGAATCGTTCACGCTGCCCGGCCGTTCGCTCATGTTCAACCGTAACGTCGGCCATTTGATGACGAGTGACGCCATTTTGGATGAAAACGGACAGCCGGTGCCGGAAGGCATTTTGGATGCTGTCGTTACAAGTCTCGCGGCAAAACAAGATGTGCTCGGCAATGGAAATTTTCAGAACTCCGCCGAAGGTTCTATCTATATTGTGAAGCCGAAAATGCACGGTTCGGAAGAAGTCGCCTTTACAAATGACCTCTTCGACCGCGTCGAGGATATGCTCGGTTTGAAACGCCATACGATTAAAGTCGGGGTGATGGACGAGGAACGACGCACCTCGTTGAACCTTAAAAATTGTATTTACGAGGCGCGGGAACGTATTATTTTTATTAACACAGGTTTTCTCGACCGTACAGGGGATGAAATTCACACTTCGATGGAACTCGGGCCGATGATTCGAAAAAACGAGATGAAGGCTTCTACATGGTTACAAGCCTATGAAGATTCGAATGTCAATGTAGGGGTGAACAGTGGTTTCCGCGGGAAAGCCCAAATCGGCAAAGGGATGTGGGCCATGCCGAAACTCATGAAAGACATGATGGACAAGAAAGACGGCCAGCTAAAAGCAGGTGCGAATACAGCTTGGGTACCGTCTCCGACGGCGGCAACGCTTCATGCCCTTCACTATCATGATGTTGACGTGTTTAAAGTGCAACAAGCAATCACACAAGGCGAATATCGAGATGAGATGCTGGAGCTTCCGATTGACGCTACTCGACAGTGGAGCGAGAAGGAAATTCAGCAAGAGCTGGACAATAACGCACAGGGCATTCTCGGCTATGTCGTGCGCTGGATTGACCAAGGTGTCGGAAGTTCTTCCGTTCCGGATATTGACAACGTCGATCTCATGGAAGATCGGGCAACGTTAAGAATTTCCAGCCAGCATATGACGAACTGGCTCCATCACGGTATCTGCAGCGAAGAACAAGTGCTGGAGACACTCAAACGCATGGCTAAGGTTGTCGACGAACAAAACGCCGGGGACCCGAACTATACGCCGATGGCGCCGGATTACGATAACTCTGTTGCTTTCCAAGCAGGTTGCGACCTCGTATTCAAAGGGAAGGAACAACCGAATGGATATACAGAGCCAATCTTGCACCGCCGGCGGCAAGAAGCAAAAGCTAAGATGGTTGCACGATAA
- a CDS encoding LysR family transcriptional regulator — translation MDIRQLQYFTEVAKSQSFTKAASYLHISQPSLSKAIKRLEDELDVPLFHRSSKQLHLTDAGKAVLNNTKHVLDSFHHLTAELSDMMDLKKGEIKIGIPPIIGASFIAQLISAYKEQHPAVDLRLTEVGSKRIKQGIDDGTLDIGFICNIPYQKENFEVVKMFKDPLVFVAHQEHPFSKRETISIAELENEPLVLYQNDFSLHDSIIDACLKNGFYPQVVCESTQKDFMLEMVNARLGVALLPRQIANEMPNGMLSSLPLRESDLIHLELGMLWKKNMYLSHAARAFVETANRFFQSSQDAP, via the coding sequence ATGGATATTCGGCAATTGCAATATTTCACCGAAGTTGCAAAAAGCCAAAGCTTCACAAAAGCAGCCTCATATTTGCACATCTCCCAACCTTCTTTAAGCAAGGCTATCAAGCGTTTGGAAGACGAACTCGACGTCCCCTTGTTCCACCGTTCCTCCAAACAATTGCATTTAACGGATGCCGGCAAAGCAGTTTTAAACAATACGAAGCATGTTTTAGACTCTTTTCATCATTTAACCGCCGAGCTCTCGGATATGATGGATTTGAAAAAAGGGGAAATAAAAATAGGCATCCCTCCGATTATCGGCGCTTCTTTTATCGCGCAACTCATTAGCGCATACAAGGAACAACACCCTGCCGTTGACTTGCGGTTAACGGAGGTTGGCAGCAAACGCATTAAACAAGGCATCGATGACGGAACACTGGATATCGGATTTATCTGCAACATCCCTTATCAAAAAGAAAATTTTGAAGTGGTTAAAATGTTCAAAGATCCACTTGTGTTTGTCGCGCACCAGGAGCATCCATTCAGTAAACGGGAGACAATCTCCATAGCCGAGTTGGAAAACGAGCCGCTCGTCTTATATCAAAACGATTTTTCCTTGCATGATTCCATCATTGATGCATGCCTTAAAAATGGCTTTTATCCGCAAGTCGTTTGTGAAAGCACCCAAAAAGATTTTATGCTGGAAATGGTCAATGCCAGGCTGGGTGTCGCCCTGCTCCCACGGCAAATTGCGAATGAAATGCCGAATGGCATGTTGTCCAGCCTTCCGTTACGTGAATCTGACCTCATCCATTTGGAGCTAGGAATGCTTTGGAAAAAAAATATGTATTTGTCACACGCCGCCCGCGCCTTCGTGGAGACAGCGAATCGATTTTTTCAATCGTCTCAAGATGCTCCCTAG
- the yhfH gene encoding protein YhfH: MKSTNIMERTTNFVYPPPSNEPRICHDCGETISEVPEAYFTQCEKCMRVNND, from the coding sequence ATGAAAAGCACAAACATTATGGAGCGCACAACGAACTTTGTTTATCCCCCGCCATCAAACGAACCACGCATTTGCCATGATTGCGGAGAAACCATCAGCGAAGTCCCGGAAGCCTATTTTACACAGTGCGAAAAATGCATGCGCGTAAACAATGACTAA